The following are from one region of the Candidatus Polarisedimenticolia bacterium genome:
- a CDS encoding VCBS repeat-containing protein: MLRRLWFAIPIAVIASAGVAISAVPPTFSTKRLINSIINGLLPFDVRTEDIDRDGDLDIYTANYSGRISWFENDGRRPPGPWVEHILTEFADGAEAAVACRVDGDADIDFLSAAFNRDEIAWYENGGDGRTWTPMPITLDVRLAVDVWAADLDGDGDNDAISASGFDSQVVWFENAGAFGNFWTPHVISAAAGESVEAADIDQDGDLDVVAGLLWFDSDGGSPPTFTRRVIPTLPVSANAIAVLDVDRDGDPDVLSAGQESDQIAWHENDGSLPPHWTTHLVSTTADFATGVYAADLDGDADVDILSASFFDNTIAWYENDGGSPPSWTERAISTSAMGARSVFAADLDVDGDMDVLSASQSDAKVVWHVNDADYPDADRDGMRDELDCAPADGTAFAVPREVGGVRFRSGTLLEWNSAVAGSGSGARHEVMRGALSQLPTGSGSAETCLASDAPARALTDETIPATGTGFYYLVRASNACGTGTFGSGSSGVPRDTGVCR, from the coding sequence TTGCTTCGTCGCCTCTGGTTCGCGATCCCGATCGCGGTCATCGCCTCCGCCGGCGTCGCGATCTCCGCCGTGCCGCCGACCTTTTCGACCAAGCGGCTCATCAATTCCATCATCAACGGACTGCTGCCGTTCGACGTCCGCACGGAAGACATCGACCGGGACGGGGACCTGGACATCTACACCGCCAATTACAGCGGGCGGATCTCCTGGTTCGAGAACGACGGTCGGCGTCCGCCCGGTCCCTGGGTCGAGCACATCCTCACCGAGTTCGCCGACGGCGCCGAGGCGGCCGTCGCCTGCCGCGTGGACGGGGATGCCGACATCGATTTCCTGTCGGCGGCGTTCAACAGGGACGAGATCGCCTGGTACGAGAACGGCGGCGACGGCCGGACCTGGACCCCGATGCCGATCACCCTCGATGTGCGCCTGGCGGTGGACGTGTGGGCCGCGGACCTGGACGGCGACGGCGACAACGACGCCATCTCCGCCTCCGGTTTCGACAGCCAGGTCGTCTGGTTCGAGAACGCGGGCGCTTTCGGCAACTTCTGGACGCCCCATGTCATATCGGCCGCGGCCGGCGAATCGGTCGAGGCGGCGGACATCGACCAGGACGGCGACCTCGACGTCGTCGCCGGCCTTCTCTGGTTCGACAGCGACGGAGGCTCCCCGCCCACCTTCACGCGGCGTGTCATCCCCACCCTTCCGGTCTCGGCGAACGCCATCGCCGTCCTGGACGTGGACCGCGACGGCGACCCGGACGTCCTCTCGGCGGGCCAGGAGAGCGACCAGATCGCCTGGCACGAGAATGACGGCAGTCTCCCGCCCCACTGGACCACGCACCTCGTTTCGACGACGGCCGATTTCGCCACGGGGGTCTATGCGGCGGACCTCGACGGCGATGCCGACGTGGACATCCTGTCCGCTTCGTTCTTCGACAACACGATCGCGTGGTACGAAAACGACGGCGGCTCGCCTCCGTCGTGGACCGAGCGCGCCATCTCCACGTCTGCCATGGGGGCCCGCTCGGTCTTCGCGGCGGATCTGGACGTCGACGGGGACATGGACGTCCTCTCGGCCAGCCAGAGCGACGCGAAGGTCGTCTGGCACGTGAACGATGCCGACTACCCCGACGCGGACCGCGACGGCATGCGCGACGAGCTCGACTGCGCTCCCGCCGACGGGACGGCGTTCGCGGTCCCGCGCGAGGTCGGCGGCGTGCGCTTCCGTTCCGGCACGCTTCTCGAATGGAACAGCGCCGTCGCCGGGTCGGGCAGCGGCGCCCGTCACGAGGTTATGCGGGGGGCGCTGTCGCAGCTGCCTACGGGTTCGGGCTCCGCGGAAACCTGCCTCGCGAGCGACGCGCCGGCGAGGGCCCTGACCGACGAAACGATCCCCGCGACTGGAACAGGCTTCTACTACCTCGTCAGGGCGTCGAACGCCTGCGGGACCGGCACCTTCGGCTCAGGCTCGTCGGGCGTTCCCCGGGATACAGGGGTGTGCCGGTGA
- a CDS encoding protein kinase — protein sequence MPLSPGTKLGPYEIAAPLGAGGMGEVYKARDPRLDRTVAVKILPTHLSGDPLLRQRFEREAKAVSSLNHPHICTLHDVGSQDGTDYLVMEFLEGETLEVRLERGPLPLAQVLKYGIQIADALDKAHRQGVVHRDLKPGNIMLTTAGAKLLDFGLAKAGAPIAPGSNLTVAPTRTSPVTQHGMIVGTFQYMSPEQVEGRDVDARSDLFAFGATLYEMVTARRAFPGKSSLSVASAILERDPEPISTLAPMTPPALDRTIRKCLAKDPEDRWQTARDLLLELKWIEEAGSQAGVPAVVSTRRRIAERAWMVGVAALLPATAALGVLYYRSVSVEPQVVRAFIPAPEKGNFRFSGGGNQGPVTISPDGRMLAFSAQGADGIQLLYVRPVDSTTAQPLAGTAGAGMPFWSPDSRSIGFFADGKLKRIEASGGPALTLCEVGVVGRGGTWNREGVIVFAPTPNGPLYKVRDTGGQSTPVTHVDTARGETSHRWPQFLPDGRHFLFFARLGALGTSNENNGIHVGSLDGHPPKFLFGTQTNAAYASGYMLFLRGNTLMAQPFHLERLDLVGEAVPLAEQIQEEPSSAIGVFSASQTGVLAYQTGGEMVGSNLFWRDRAGKQTGALGDPAGYMDLSISRDRRKVAVSMVDPSAGPPDIWIYEVSRGLRSRFTFDPAVDRWPIWSPDSTRVAFSSNRRGQFNLYIKSYAGSGIEESLLEDDRDKILTDWSSDGRYVLYETRGDPKTQSDVWALPLSGDRKPIPVLQTPFRELEAVFSPDGRWIAYTSDESGRGEVYVTSFPGPGRKWQVSTSGGVLPRWSGTGREVFFDGPGERIMAAAVSVRGDTFEVGGTQQLFEIRSQRPGNVFDVTPDGQRFLVNTATQAQNSVPMTLVVNWPAELKKK from the coding sequence ATGCCCCTGTCGCCCGGAACCAAGCTCGGCCCATACGAAATAGCAGCGCCGCTCGGTGCCGGCGGCATGGGAGAGGTTTACAAAGCGCGCGACCCGCGGCTCGACCGCACGGTCGCCGTCAAGATACTTCCCACGCACCTTTCCGGCGATCCGCTGCTGCGCCAGCGTTTCGAGCGCGAAGCCAAAGCGGTCTCCAGCCTGAACCACCCGCACATCTGCACGCTGCACGACGTCGGCAGCCAGGATGGTACGGACTACCTGGTGATGGAATTCCTCGAGGGCGAAACGCTTGAGGTGCGCCTGGAGAGGGGCCCGCTGCCCCTGGCGCAGGTGCTGAAGTACGGCATCCAGATTGCCGACGCGCTCGACAAGGCGCACCGCCAAGGTGTGGTGCACCGCGACCTGAAGCCCGGCAACATCATGCTGACTACCGCCGGCGCCAAGCTGCTTGACTTCGGCCTGGCCAAGGCCGGCGCGCCGATCGCGCCCGGCTCGAACCTCACGGTCGCGCCGACCAGGACTTCGCCCGTCACGCAGCACGGCATGATTGTCGGCACCTTCCAGTACATGTCGCCGGAACAGGTGGAGGGCCGCGACGTGGATGCGCGCAGCGACCTCTTCGCTTTCGGCGCTACGCTTTACGAGATGGTCACCGCGCGCCGCGCCTTTCCGGGCAAGAGTTCGCTCAGCGTGGCCTCGGCCATCCTGGAGAGGGATCCCGAGCCGATCAGCACGCTGGCGCCGATGACGCCCCCCGCGCTCGACCGCACCATACGCAAGTGCCTGGCCAAGGACCCGGAGGATCGCTGGCAGACGGCGCGCGATTTGCTGCTCGAATTGAAGTGGATTGAAGAGGCGGGCTCCCAGGCCGGCGTTCCGGCGGTGGTCTCGACGCGTCGCAGAATCGCGGAGCGCGCGTGGATGGTCGGCGTCGCGGCCCTCCTGCCGGCCACGGCCGCGCTGGGCGTCCTCTACTACCGCAGCGTTTCGGTGGAACCCCAGGTCGTGCGGGCTTTCATTCCAGCGCCGGAGAAGGGCAATTTTCGTTTCAGCGGCGGGGGAAATCAGGGTCCGGTGACTATTTCACCCGACGGGCGCATGCTTGCTTTCTCCGCGCAAGGCGCCGACGGCATCCAGTTGCTCTACGTCCGACCTGTCGATTCGACCACGGCGCAGCCGCTGGCCGGCACGGCAGGCGCCGGGATGCCTTTCTGGTCTCCCGACAGCCGCAGCATCGGCTTTTTCGCGGACGGAAAACTGAAGCGAATCGAAGCCAGTGGCGGTCCGGCGCTGACCCTCTGCGAAGTGGGCGTCGTCGGGCGCGGCGGCACGTGGAACCGCGAGGGCGTGATCGTTTTCGCTCCGACTCCCAACGGCCCCCTTTACAAGGTTCGGGACACCGGCGGCCAATCCACGCCCGTCACTCACGTGGATACGGCCCGCGGTGAAACCTCCCATCGCTGGCCGCAGTTCCTGCCCGATGGAAGGCATTTCCTTTTCTTTGCGCGACTCGGCGCTCTGGGCACTTCGAACGAGAACAACGGCATTCATGTTGGCTCTTTGGATGGACACCCCCCGAAGTTTCTGTTTGGCACGCAGACCAACGCGGCCTATGCATCGGGCTACATGCTCTTCCTGCGCGGAAACACACTGATGGCCCAGCCTTTCCATCTGGAAAGGCTCGACCTGGTTGGAGAAGCCGTGCCCCTTGCCGAGCAGATTCAGGAAGAACCCTCCAGCGCCATCGGAGTGTTCTCCGCCTCACAAACCGGAGTGCTGGCCTATCAGACTGGCGGAGAAATGGTCGGGTCCAATTTGTTTTGGCGCGACCGTGCAGGGAAGCAGACCGGCGCGCTGGGTGACCCGGCCGGTTACATGGACCTCAGCATATCGCGCGACCGGCGGAAGGTCGCCGTGAGCATGGTGGACCCGAGCGCGGGCCCGCCGGATATCTGGATTTACGAAGTGTCACGGGGCTTGCGGTCACGCTTCACTTTCGATCCGGCCGTGGATCGTTGGCCCATCTGGTCGCCGGACAGCACGCGCGTCGCTTTCAGTTCCAACCGCAGGGGGCAATTCAACCTGTACATCAAGTCGTACGCGGGCTCCGGGATCGAGGAATCACTCCTGGAAGATGACCGCGATAAGATTCTCACCGACTGGTCTTCCGACGGCCGTTATGTCCTGTATGAGACCCGGGGTGACCCCAAAACCCAGTCCGACGTGTGGGCCCTGCCATTATCCGGCGACCGCAAGCCGATCCCTGTGCTCCAGACTCCGTTCCGCGAGCTCGAGGCCGTCTTTTCCCCCGATGGGCGCTGGATCGCCTACACCTCGGATGAGTCGGGACGGGGCGAGGTGTATGTCACTTCCTTCCCCGGGCCGGGACGAAAGTGGCAGGTTTCCACCAGCGGCGGCGTTCTGCCCCGCTGGTCCGGCACCGGGAGAGAGGTTTTCTTTGATGGTCCGGGCGAACGCATCATGGCGGCTGCGGTGAGCGTCCGCGGTGATACGTTCGAGGTGGGAGGCACGCAACAGCTCTTTGAGATTCGCTCGCAGCGACCGGGAAACGTCTTCGACGTCACACCGGACGGCCAGCGGTTTCTGGTGAACACCGCCACACAGGCGCAAAACTCCGTGCCCATGACTCTGGTGGTGAATTGGCCCGCTGAACTGAAGAAGAAGTAG
- a CDS encoding tetratricopeptide repeat protein: MRRSILIPILLVLAPRALDSLAAESPVLGDLSKVGTVEFPTSCSAKAQPEFLRGVALLHSFFYEEARRVFTSAATLDPSCAMAHWGVAMTYYHPIWAPPTDDELKAGLEAISKAQAAGTVSERERDYIGALAAFYDAAKETATGPAGQSCHGPTDYRTRRAAFSQAMEKVHAKYPADVEAAAFYALSLILSSPKEEDLPIQLKAAGILEPLWKKNPNHPGLVHYLIHAYDYPSLAPKGLAAADQYASLAPWVPHALHMPSHIYTRLGMWQKSIDANLASSQAAREYSRKYHPDAANYNELHALDYLAYGYLQTAQDAKAREVADRLAKIARTYPEVDFAVAYAAGAIPARLVVERQAWQEAVSLAPPRQALVEKFPFDAAHVEFARALGRVRTADAPGARQAMAKMKELRDASSHPSATFFRRQLELQMLAVAGWIAWSESRHDEAIALLRYAADEEDALGKHPVSPGAIVPIRELLGDLYLELKRPDDALAAFERSLQINPGRYRATAGAALAAERAGKAETAREHYRRLLDLAKDGDGQRPEMARAKAFLQADSSRVTSR, translated from the coding sequence ATGAGACGATCAATCCTGATCCCAATCCTGCTGGTGCTTGCGCCCAGGGCTCTCGACTCCCTGGCGGCCGAGTCGCCCGTCCTGGGCGACCTGAGCAAGGTCGGCACCGTCGAATTCCCGACCTCGTGCAGCGCGAAGGCGCAGCCCGAGTTCCTGCGCGGTGTGGCGCTGCTGCACTCGTTCTTCTATGAGGAAGCGCGGCGCGTGTTCACGTCGGCGGCCACGCTGGACCCTTCCTGCGCCATGGCGCACTGGGGGGTGGCCATGACGTATTACCACCCGATCTGGGCGCCTCCGACCGACGACGAGCTCAAGGCGGGGCTCGAGGCGATCTCGAAGGCCCAAGCCGCCGGGACCGTCAGCGAGCGGGAGCGCGACTACATCGGGGCCCTGGCCGCTTTTTATGATGCCGCGAAGGAGACCGCCACGGGTCCGGCTGGACAGAGCTGCCACGGGCCGACGGATTACCGCACCAGGCGGGCCGCTTTTTCGCAGGCGATGGAGAAGGTCCACGCCAAATACCCGGCCGACGTCGAAGCGGCGGCCTTCTACGCCCTGTCGCTGATCCTGTCGAGTCCGAAGGAGGAGGACCTCCCGATCCAGTTGAAGGCCGCCGGGATCCTGGAGCCGCTCTGGAAGAAGAACCCGAACCACCCGGGCCTGGTGCACTACCTGATTCATGCGTACGACTATCCGTCGCTGGCTCCGAAAGGCCTCGCGGCCGCCGATCAGTACGCCAGCCTCGCCCCGTGGGTCCCGCACGCGCTTCACATGCCGTCGCACATCTACACGCGCCTCGGCATGTGGCAGAAGTCGATCGACGCCAACCTGGCGTCCTCCCAGGCCGCCAGGGAGTATTCCCGCAAATACCATCCCGACGCGGCGAACTACAACGAGCTGCACGCCCTCGACTACCTGGCGTACGGGTATCTGCAGACGGCCCAGGACGCCAAGGCTCGAGAGGTGGCGGACCGGCTGGCGAAGATCGCCAGGACGTACCCTGAGGTGGACTTCGCGGTGGCCTACGCCGCCGGGGCGATCCCGGCGCGTCTGGTCGTCGAGCGTCAGGCCTGGCAGGAAGCCGTCTCCCTGGCTCCGCCGCGCCAGGCTCTCGTGGAGAAGTTCCCCTTCGATGCCGCGCACGTCGAGTTCGCCCGCGCGCTCGGGAGAGTGCGCACCGCTGACGCGCCCGGCGCCCGCCAGGCGATGGCGAAAATGAAGGAGCTTCGCGACGCCAGCAGCCACCCCAGCGCCACCTTCTTCCGCAGGCAGTTGGAGCTGCAGATGCTTGCCGTGGCCGGCTGGATCGCATGGTCGGAGAGCCGTCACGACGAGGCGATCGCCCTTCTTCGCTATGCGGCCGATGAGGAGGACGCGCTTGGCAAGCACCCGGTCAGTCCCGGCGCGATCGTTCCGATCCGCGAGCTGCTGGGCGATCTGTATCTGGAGCTGAAGCGGCCGGATGACGCGCTGGCCGCCTTCGAGCGGTCGCTGCAGATCAATCCGGGCCGCTATCGTGCGACGGCCGGCGCCGCGCTCGCGGCCGAGCGTGCCGGCAAGGCGGAGACGGCGCGCGAGCACTATCGTCGGTTGCTGGATCTCGCCAAGGACGGAGACGGCCAGCGGCCGGAGATGGCCCGCGCGAAGGCGTTCCTCCAGGCGGACTCCTCGCGCGTCACGAGCCGGTAG
- a CDS encoding ELWxxDGT repeat protein — translation MKVKGSGFDPSVSVVVWFDANGNGTKESGEAGTTVATDSAGSFAGASIDVFGSPGSYPIRASSPGSSTVRATISIGSCWVQDEGCTINGAQYICLLGDSPSDMISDCKAIDSNYSDTTKFPNGWDLSNVGPRFAGAGVLAAAAVSVNPVPLSGCIAMTNAISVATGLPYNNIVPDQFYALEPTHGLLSTACGVPALGIPPFDLPLYLTHAAIEAALPGHHGLPDPALDDAAVIEAVVAGIQAAAATAELQLPGSGVTLLIAAQQALAAAAVDGAIACGFVNYYCNGSDITGNIIAHSNLQKQLLPFKFGGSTRWGDIIGWARPACRSNVIPPEGEVGECSTPDTLPNPGSAGDLNILADEICATGPIVGLSIGYDGDLSFDINDNPDPELGPGPAIESLTNYHNFQPGPGGSEPPSGLDIEIPLADRGLFLPTLEKLRIGTTVEVCGRWVADMHQSWNELHPVTSITILDETPPVIAPTVALVKDINPVGGSSVFGAGVNVNGVLFVAANDGVHGLELWKSDGTAGGTVLVKDIYPSGDSLPQGLEGTNVNGTLFFRAADGVHGFELWKSDGTAAGTVLVKDINPGAGTAFPQNMTNVNGVLFFTADDGLQGRELWMSDGTAAGTLIVEDINLGAGSSLTQGPALLTNVNGRLFFPADDGVQGRELWTSDGTEVGTQLVADFTPVPGWSSIPYELTNVNGTLYFGLVNWILDGVYHLNVFDLFTLRGLVKDINPPNIVGGALVGGLTNVSGTLFFTADDGVHGRELWRSNGSEGSTQLVKDIQPPTGASPSRLTNVNGTLFFVVSDGTQAGGHGAELWKSDGTEEGTVLVKDIYPGPSSSNPGILTNVNGTLFFQATDGIHGLELWMSDGSEAGTVLVADINPGAGDSNPSNLTNVNGTLFFQATDGIHGTELWATRSRVVQAESATGAGPVRFETSAGALINLQAVSESSLPTAGKPAGVTFPFGFFGWTIGDLTPGQMVTIRMDFPSAVPLPPQYWKVDNNGVWANLCLQVPCVVKGSKTLELTMTDGGVGDLDGTANGTIRDPGGPGSAGGSEPIPVANAGPDQTVDEGTVVTLDGSASTGSGLSFAWSQIAGPAVLLSSATSPTPGFTAPLLPGGLGANQTLTFHLTVSSGGVSSTDTVDISVRNANHPPVADAGADQNVSEESPVTLSAVNSFDPDGDPLVAYQWTQTGGPAVVLDDAATTQATSTAPLLPGGVGGGAVLTFQVTVSDGQLTSTDEVVVTVEQVNHPPIANAGADQTKEEGSPVTLNGAESSDPDGDPLTYAWSQVSGPPVTLSNPGSPTPSFTAPAVGPDGATVVLELVVSDGMATGGPHQVRINVLNVNDSPACNLAQPSRALLWPPNHKLLPVEILGVTDTSNGQVAITITGVTQDEPVNDLGDGDTSPDAVLQGSTVLLRAERAGDGDGRVYEVSFMISDGQGGSCTGSVRVGVPRRMKAETGAIDDGQLYDATQP, via the coding sequence GTGAAGGTCAAAGGGTCGGGGTTCGATCCGAGCGTCAGCGTCGTCGTCTGGTTCGACGCCAACGGAAACGGCACGAAGGAGTCGGGCGAGGCCGGGACGACGGTCGCGACCGACTCGGCCGGGAGCTTCGCCGGGGCCTCCATCGACGTGTTCGGCTCCCCCGGCTCTTACCCCATCCGCGCGAGCAGCCCGGGCTCGTCGACCGTGCGGGCAACGATCAGCATCGGCAGCTGCTGGGTCCAGGATGAGGGCTGCACGATCAATGGAGCCCAATACATCTGTCTCCTCGGGGACTCGCCGAGTGACATGATCTCGGACTGCAAGGCGATCGACTCCAACTACTCCGACACGACGAAGTTTCCGAATGGCTGGGACCTGTCGAACGTGGGGCCGCGGTTCGCGGGCGCTGGCGTTCTTGCCGCGGCGGCCGTCAGCGTCAATCCGGTTCCGCTGTCGGGTTGTATCGCGATGACGAACGCGATCTCGGTCGCGACAGGCCTGCCATACAACAACATCGTCCCGGACCAGTTCTACGCGTTGGAGCCCACGCATGGATTACTGAGCACCGCCTGCGGCGTTCCGGCCCTGGGCATCCCACCCTTCGATCTGCCCCTCTACCTCACGCACGCCGCCATCGAGGCGGCGCTACCAGGCCATCACGGGCTCCCGGACCCCGCCCTGGACGACGCCGCCGTCATCGAGGCGGTCGTCGCGGGGATCCAGGCCGCCGCCGCGACCGCCGAGCTCCAGCTTCCGGGATCTGGCGTGACTCTGCTAATCGCCGCCCAACAGGCCCTGGCCGCAGCCGCTGTGGACGGCGCCATCGCCTGCGGCTTCGTGAACTACTACTGCAACGGCAGCGACATAACCGGAAACATCATCGCCCACAGCAATCTGCAGAAGCAGCTGCTGCCCTTCAAGTTCGGGGGCTCCACGCGTTGGGGGGACATCATCGGCTGGGCCAGACCCGCGTGCCGCAGCAACGTGATCCCGCCAGAAGGCGAGGTCGGTGAGTGCTCGACGCCCGACACCCTCCCCAATCCCGGCTCCGCGGGTGACCTCAACATTCTCGCGGACGAGATTTGTGCGACCGGTCCGATCGTCGGGCTCAGCATCGGCTATGACGGTGACCTGAGCTTCGACATCAACGACAACCCCGATCCGGAGCTGGGCCCCGGTCCCGCCATCGAGAGTCTGACCAACTACCACAACTTCCAGCCGGGCCCTGGTGGGTCGGAGCCTCCGAGTGGACTCGACATCGAGATCCCGCTGGCGGATCGCGGGCTCTTCCTGCCGACGCTCGAGAAGCTTCGGATAGGGACAACGGTGGAGGTCTGCGGTCGATGGGTCGCGGACATGCACCAGTCCTGGAACGAGCTCCATCCGGTCACGTCGATCACGATCCTCGACGAAACGCCGCCGGTCATCGCGCCGACGGTCGCGCTGGTGAAGGACATCAACCCCGTCGGCGGCAGCTCGGTCTTCGGGGCCGGTGTCAACGTGAACGGGGTGCTGTTCGTCGCGGCCAATGACGGGGTCCATGGGCTCGAGCTGTGGAAGAGCGACGGGACGGCGGGGGGCACGGTGCTGGTGAAGGACATCTACCCCTCCGGCGACTCGCTTCCCCAAGGGCTCGAGGGCACGAACGTCAACGGGACGCTGTTCTTCCGGGCCGCCGACGGGGTCCACGGGTTCGAGCTGTGGAAGAGTGACGGCACGGCGGCGGGCACGGTTCTCGTGAAGGACATCAACCCCGGCGCCGGCACGGCGTTCCCGCAGAACATGACAAACGTCAACGGTGTGCTGTTCTTCACGGCCGATGACGGCCTCCAGGGGCGCGAGCTGTGGATGAGCGACGGCACGGCGGCGGGCACCCTTATCGTGGAGGACATCAACCTTGGCGCCGGCAGTTCGCTTACCCAGGGGCCCGCGCTGCTCACGAACGTCAACGGGAGGCTGTTCTTCCCGGCCGATGACGGGGTCCAGGGGCGCGAGCTGTGGACGAGCGACGGGACGGAGGTGGGTACCCAGCTCGTGGCGGACTTCACCCCCGTCCCCGGCTGGTCCTCGATTCCCTACGAGCTGACGAACGTCAACGGGACGCTGTACTTCGGGCTGGTCAATTGGATTCTTGATGGAGTGTACCACCTGAACGTGTTCGATCTCTTTACCTTGAGGGGGCTGGTCAAGGACATCAACCCCCCCAACATCGTCGGAGGCGCGCTTGTCGGCGGCCTGACAAATGTGAGCGGAACGCTGTTCTTCACGGCGGATGACGGGGTCCACGGGCGCGAGCTGTGGCGGAGCAACGGGTCGGAGGGTAGCACTCAGCTGGTGAAGGACATCCAGCCCCCGACCGGGGCTAGCCCCAGCAGACTGACGAACGTGAACGGGACGCTGTTCTTCGTGGTCAGTGACGGGACTCAGGCCGGGGGTCACGGGGCCGAGCTGTGGAAAAGTGACGGCACGGAGGAGGGCACCGTGCTCGTGAAGGACATCTATCCCGGCCCCAGCAGCTCGAATCCCGGCATCCTCACGAACGTGAACGGGACGCTTTTCTTCCAGGCCACGGACGGGATCCACGGGCTCGAGCTGTGGATGAGCGATGGGTCGGAGGCGGGCACCGTGCTCGTGGCGGACATCAATCCCGGCGCCGGCGACTCGAATCCGAGCAACCTGACGAACGTGAACGGGACGCTCTTCTTCCAGGCCACGGACGGGATCCACGGGACTGAGCTGTGGGCAACGCGATCTCGAGTCGTCCAGGCCGAGTCGGCGACGGGCGCCGGTCCAGTGCGCTTCGAGACGAGCGCGGGCGCCTTGATCAACCTCCAGGCCGTGAGCGAAAGCAGCCTGCCCACAGCCGGCAAACCGGCGGGCGTGACCTTCCCGTTCGGCTTCTTCGGGTGGACGATCGGCGACCTGACGCCGGGTCAGATGGTAACGATTCGCATGGACTTTCCGTCCGCGGTGCCGTTGCCGCCTCAGTACTGGAAGGTGGACAACAACGGGGTGTGGGCGAACCTGTGTCTGCAAGTGCCGTGCGTCGTCAAGGGCAGCAAGACCCTCGAGCTCACCATGACCGACGGCGGCGTGGGCGATCTCGACGGTACGGCGAATGGCACGATCCGCGACCCGGGTGGGCCGGGATCGGCGGGCGGATCCGAGCCGATCCCGGTGGCGAACGCCGGGCCGGACCAGACCGTGGACGAGGGCACTGTCGTCACGCTGGACGGCTCGGCGAGCACGGGGTCCGGCCTGAGCTTCGCCTGGTCACAAATCGCAGGCCCCGCGGTCTTGCTCTCCAGCGCGACGAGCCCGACGCCAGGCTTCACGGCACCCCTCCTGCCGGGCGGACTCGGCGCCAATCAGACTCTCACCTTCCATCTCACCGTCAGCAGCGGCGGGGTCTCCAGTACCGACACCGTGGACATCAGCGTGCGGAACGCCAATCACCCCCCGGTGGCCGACGCAGGGGCCGACCAGAACGTCAGCGAGGAGAGCCCGGTCACGCTGAGCGCCGTCAACAGCTTCGATCCCGACGGAGACCCCCTCGTCGCCTACCAGTGGACACAGACAGGCGGGCCGGCCGTGGTTCTGGACGACGCAGCGACGACCCAGGCCACGTCCACCGCGCCTCTGCTGCCCGGCGGCGTGGGCGGCGGCGCGGTCCTGACCTTCCAGGTCACGGTCTCGGACGGCCAGCTCACGAGCACGGACGAGGTTGTGGTGACGGTCGAGCAGGTGAACCACCCCCCGATCGCGAACGCCGGGGCCGATCAGACGAAGGAGGAAGGCAGCCCCGTGACGCTGAACGGCGCCGAGAGCAGCGACCCGGACGGGGACCCGCTGACGTACGCGTGGAGCCAGGTGAGCGGACCGCCCGTCACCCTCTCGAACCCCGGGAGTCCGACGCCGAGCTTCACGGCCCCCGCGGTGGGGCCTGACGGGGCGACGGTCGTCCTCGAGCTCGTCGTGAGTGACGGGATGGCCACGGGCGGTCCGCACCAAGTCCGCATCAACGTGCTGAACGTCAACGACTCACCGGCCTGCAACCTGGCGCAGCCGAGCCGGGCGCTTCTCTGGCCGCCGAACCACAAGCTGCTGCCCGTCGAGATCCTCGGGGTGACGGACACGAGCAACGGTCAGGTGGCGATCACCATCACCGGGGTGACGCAGGACGAGCCTGTGAACGACCTCGGCGACGGTGACACGAGCCCGGACGCCGTGCTTCAGGGCAGCACGGTCCTGCTCCGGGCGGAGCGGGCCGGTGACGGAGACGGCCGGGTCTACGAGGTGTCCTTCATGATCAGCGATGGGCAGGGAGGGAGCTGCACCGGATCGGTCCGCGTCGGCGTGCCCCGCAGGATGAAGGCGGAGACGGGCGCGATCGACGACGGCCAGCTCTACGACGCCACCCAACCGTGA
- a CDS encoding site-specific integrase, which translates to MTGDEIARLLRSCAPHRRRAYQLACASGLRAGELRALRVRNLDPALCGVHLEASWTKNRKAGFQPLPSWLVKQLHEAVKDKGPEEALAFVPSHPGRDLDQDLKWAGIAKWSSEGKIDFHAFRTAFVSLILEAGASAKEAQVLARHSTANLTMNVYGRARKDRLVEMTEVVGRSLKVASTTGAQRETGAKASRNGNRGLVGLAAGSTPAASTTQFADNKGRDLGRGN; encoded by the coding sequence ATGACCGGCGATGAGATAGCTCGCCTTCTGCGCTCCTGTGCTCCGCACCGACGTCGCGCCTATCAATTGGCGTGCGCTTCCGGGTTGCGTGCCGGCGAGCTGCGCGCCCTCAGAGTCCGTAATCTCGACCCTGCCCTGTGTGGCGTTCATCTCGAGGCTTCGTGGACGAAGAACCGGAAGGCGGGGTTTCAGCCCCTGCCAAGCTGGCTCGTAAAGCAGCTTCACGAGGCTGTGAAGGACAAGGGACCGGAAGAGGCACTTGCCTTCGTTCCGAGCCATCCTGGGCGTGACCTGGACCAAGATCTAAAGTGGGCCGGCATTGCGAAGTGGTCCTCCGAGGGGAAGATCGATTTTCATGCCTTCCGTACGGCGTTTGTCAGCTTGATTCTCGAAGCCGGCGCCTCGGCAAAGGAAGCCCAGGTCCTGGCGCGGCATTCGACCGCAAACCTGACTATGAACGTCTATGGGCGGGCTCGGAAGGATCGGCTCGTTGAGATGACAGAGGTCGTTGGGCGTTCCCTGAAGGTCGCCAGCACAACAGGAGCACAACGCGAAACCGGTGCCAAAGCAAGTCGTAACGGAAACAGGGGTTTAGTAGGTTTGGCCGCGGGTTCGACTCCCGCCGCCTCCACCACTCAATTTGCTGATAACAAGGGGCGAGATCTTGGACGCGGGAACTGA